From one Halosimplex rubrum genomic stretch:
- a CDS encoding QcrA and Rieske domain-containing protein has protein sequence MSDDCDTCDGCCGDEEPARPSIYTDARAEMERRDYAKVLATVGGLTAVGSLAAPLMGLTRVFERGYSGPVYSDGVALVDGEGDRVTEDTLAEGEQLTVFPEPRPGIADAPTLLVRYPEDAYGGETSMESTVGGYAAYSKVCTHAGCMVSDTEGETLVCPCHFGKFDPTSGASVVGGPPPRALPQLPLTLSSDGYLVATGDFEGPVGPGGE, from the coding sequence ATGAGCGACGACTGTGACACCTGCGACGGCTGTTGCGGCGACGAGGAACCGGCCCGGCCGAGCATCTACACCGACGCCCGCGCCGAGATGGAGCGCCGGGACTACGCGAAGGTGCTGGCGACCGTCGGCGGGCTGACCGCCGTCGGCAGCCTCGCGGCGCCGCTGATGGGCCTGACCCGCGTCTTCGAGCGGGGATACTCCGGACCGGTGTACTCCGACGGCGTCGCGCTGGTCGACGGCGAGGGCGACCGCGTGACCGAGGACACCCTCGCCGAGGGCGAGCAGCTGACCGTCTTCCCCGAACCCAGGCCGGGCATCGCGGACGCGCCGACGCTGCTGGTCCGTTACCCGGAGGACGCCTACGGCGGCGAGACGAGCATGGAGTCGACGGTCGGCGGCTACGCCGCCTACTCGAAGGTCTGCACGCACGCGGGCTGTATGGTCTCGGACACCGAGGGCGAGACGCTGGTCTGCCCGTGTCACTTCGGGAAGTTCGACCCCACCAGCGGCGCTTCGGTCGTCGGCGGCCCGCCGCCGCGGGCGCTCCCACAGCTCCCACTGACGCTCTCGAGCGACGGCTACCTCGTCGCGACCGGGGACTTCGAAGGGCCCGTCGGCCCGGGGGGTGAGTGA